Proteins encoded in a region of the uncultured Paludibaculum sp. genome:
- the prfA gene encoding peptide chain release factor 1, whose translation MDLTQQLEDVEKRYNALTAQMADPEVINDPEKYRKTAKMHRDLEETVGVYREYKKAVEELAQARQMIEDEDPDLRAMAQEEIARLEPATTRLEEQLEILLLPKDPNDEKNVLLEIRAGAGGDEASLFAAEIFRVYSRYADSRRWKVEVISASESGAGGSKEVIAMVGGDRVFSKLKYESGVHRVQRVPVTEQQGRIHTSTITVAVMPEADEVEIKLEPKDVRIDTFCSSGPGGQSVNTTYSAVRLTHLPTGLVVSCQDEKSQIKNRAKAERVLRSRLYELEMEKQQQAIGADRRSQVGTGDRSEKIRTYNFKENRVTDHRIGLTLHQLDRVMEGEIDELLTACVNHFNAQKLKEQAESSQADLNQNKKDDGKDRGPTGG comes from the coding sequence ATGGACCTCACGCAGCAACTAGAAGACGTTGAGAAGCGATACAACGCGCTCACGGCGCAAATGGCCGATCCGGAGGTCATCAACGACCCCGAAAAGTACCGCAAGACCGCCAAAATGCACCGCGACCTCGAAGAGACGGTCGGCGTGTATCGCGAATACAAGAAGGCGGTCGAGGAACTCGCCCAGGCCCGCCAGATGATCGAGGACGAAGATCCTGACTTGCGGGCGATGGCCCAGGAAGAGATCGCACGGCTGGAGCCGGCTACCACCAGGCTCGAGGAACAGCTCGAAATCCTGCTGTTGCCCAAGGATCCCAACGACGAGAAGAACGTACTACTGGAAATCCGCGCCGGCGCCGGCGGGGACGAAGCCAGCCTGTTCGCGGCCGAGATCTTTCGCGTCTACTCGCGCTACGCCGATTCCAGGCGCTGGAAGGTGGAAGTCATCTCGGCCAGCGAGTCGGGCGCGGGCGGCTCCAAGGAAGTCATCGCGATGGTCGGTGGCGATCGCGTGTTCTCCAAGTTGAAGTACGAGAGCGGAGTCCATCGCGTCCAGCGCGTCCCGGTCACGGAACAGCAAGGCCGCATTCACACTTCAACTATCACGGTGGCCGTCATGCCCGAGGCCGACGAAGTCGAAATCAAGCTCGAGCCCAAGGACGTCCGCATCGACACATTCTGCTCCTCCGGCCCCGGCGGACAGTCGGTAAACACCACTTACTCCGCAGTCCGTCTCACCCACCTGCCGACGGGCCTCGTGGTGAGTTGCCAGGACGAAAAATCGCAGATCAAGAATCGCGCCAAGGCGGAGCGTGTCCTCCGCTCCCGTCTCTATGAACTTGAGATGGAGAAGCAGCAGCAGGCCATTGGAGCTGACCGTCGTAGTCAGGTGGGCACCGGCGACCGCTCGGAAAAGATCCGCACGTACAACTTCAAGGAAAACCGCGTTACCGATCACCGCATCGGCCTCACCCTCCATCAACTCGACCGCGTGATGGAAGGCGAGATCGACGAACTGCTCACCGCCTGCGTCAATCACTTCAATGCGCAGAAGCTCAAGGAGCAGGCGGAATCCTCCCAGGCCGACTTGAACCAGAACAAGAAGGATGACGGTAAAGACCGCGGTCCGACAGGGGGCTGA
- a CDS encoding peptide MFS transporter: MNQDTRFFGHPAGLSTLFFTELWERFGYYGMRALLVLFMTAAASAGGMGLDTTKAYAIYGLYTASVYGFSLPGGWIADRILGQRRTVMYGGFLIAAGYLMLAVPSESVFYLGLPVIVFGTGMLKPNISTIVGQIYAVGDTRRDSGFSIFYMGINIGATVSPLICGYVGERINWHYGFGLAGVGMLFGVLTFWMGRHRLGDAGLHPVKPPTPEEGLKWHRQFRLSVLGLVGAAAVLAGLHLSGIMELTAERLVDAAGVLLVVITLGLFGWMFFGGDWTAAERKRLIVIMVFFCGSALYWAAFEQAGSSFSVFAKRNTDLTLFGFDFPASWFQSLNAGFIICFAAAFAWLWLKMGDRQPSSVMKFALSLFFATGTFLVMMAAAQRAGVDGRVSPLWLVATYLLQTFGELLLSPVGLSAMTKLAPERVAGLMMGVWFLSLSMGNYLAGKMASIYGNLPPFELFRTLGIIMVVAAVILTVIARPVSKLTGDVK; encoded by the coding sequence ATGAACCAGGACACCCGCTTCTTTGGCCACCCGGCCGGCTTGTCGACGTTGTTTTTCACTGAGCTATGGGAGCGGTTCGGCTACTATGGCATGCGCGCGCTGCTGGTCCTGTTTATGACCGCGGCCGCCTCAGCCGGCGGCATGGGCCTGGACACAACAAAGGCCTACGCGATCTACGGGCTGTACACCGCCAGTGTTTACGGGTTCAGCCTGCCCGGCGGCTGGATTGCAGACCGCATCCTGGGCCAGCGCCGCACGGTGATGTACGGCGGGTTCCTGATCGCGGCGGGGTACCTGATGCTGGCGGTCCCCAGCGAGTCGGTCTTTTACCTTGGGCTGCCTGTGATTGTGTTTGGCACCGGCATGTTAAAGCCCAACATTTCAACAATTGTTGGGCAGATCTACGCGGTAGGCGATACAAGGCGGGATTCCGGATTCTCCATTTTCTACATGGGGATCAACATTGGCGCCACGGTCTCGCCGCTCATCTGCGGGTATGTCGGCGAGCGCATCAACTGGCACTATGGCTTTGGTCTGGCCGGCGTTGGCATGCTCTTTGGCGTGCTGACGTTCTGGATGGGCCGCCATCGCCTGGGGGATGCGGGCCTGCACCCGGTGAAGCCGCCGACGCCCGAGGAGGGTCTGAAGTGGCACCGCCAGTTCCGGCTCTCCGTTCTGGGGCTGGTTGGCGCGGCGGCGGTGTTGGCAGGGCTGCACTTGAGCGGCATCATGGAACTCACCGCGGAACGGCTGGTAGATGCGGCGGGCGTCCTTTTGGTCGTCATCACGCTGGGGCTTTTCGGCTGGATGTTCTTTGGCGGTGACTGGACAGCCGCCGAGCGCAAGAGGCTGATCGTTATCATGGTGTTTTTCTGTGGCTCGGCCCTGTACTGGGCGGCCTTTGAGCAGGCTGGTTCGTCGTTCAGCGTCTTCGCGAAACGGAACACGGACCTCACGCTGTTCGGCTTCGATTTCCCAGCCAGTTGGTTCCAATCGCTCAATGCGGGTTTCATCATTTGCTTTGCGGCGGCGTTTGCCTGGCTCTGGTTGAAGATGGGTGACCGTCAACCGTCCTCGGTCATGAAGTTTGCCTTGTCTTTGTTCTTTGCCACGGGCACGTTTCTCGTGATGATGGCCGCCGCGCAACGAGCCGGCGTGGACGGCCGGGTGAGTCCTCTCTGGCTGGTGGCCACCTACCTGTTGCAGACCTTCGGAGAGCTGCTGCTAAGCCCGGTTGGTTTGAGTGCCATGACGAAACTGGCGCCGGAGCGGGTGGCTGGACTGATGATGGGCGTATGGTTCCTCTCGCTCTCCATGGGCAACTACCTCGCCGGCAAAATGGCCTCGATCTATGGCAACCTGCCGCCGTTTGAGCTGTTCCGGACACTGGGGATCATCATGGTGGTGGCCGCCGTAATTCTCACCGTGATCGCCCGTCCGGTTTCGAAGTTGACTGGCGACGTAAAATAG
- the rpsU gene encoding 30S ribosomal protein S21, which translates to MAEVYIQDGETLESALRRFKRKVQQEDIIKEIKKHSYYMKPGEKKRVKAALARKRNRKKRNKDMD; encoded by the coding sequence ATGGCGGAAGTTTACATCCAGGATGGTGAAACTCTGGAAAGCGCATTGCGGCGGTTCAAGCGCAAGGTGCAGCAGGAGGACATCATCAAAGAGATCAAGAAACACTCCTACTACATGAAGCCCGGCGAGAAAAAGCGCGTGAAGGCGGCATTGGCGCGCAAGCGCAACCGGAAGAAGCGCAACAAGGACATGGACTAA
- a CDS encoding PH domain-containing protein: MSSELTVRPTLKRAKFSAALCVLFLILVIWLWRTRAPDAAWWIVIVGVIPFLAPILSWLDSTRTELTLEGSVVRYRHGLVNQTTRALDLRKLQDVRVERSFTQRFWGVGTLVLETANESGRIVVNDIDGAQRVADRILTASRTEGNSTQNV, encoded by the coding sequence GTGTCATCCGAACTGACGGTCCGGCCCACGCTCAAACGCGCGAAGTTCTCCGCGGCGCTCTGCGTCCTCTTTCTGATCCTTGTCATTTGGCTGTGGCGGACGCGTGCGCCGGACGCCGCATGGTGGATAGTGATAGTTGGTGTCATTCCGTTTCTGGCGCCGATACTGAGCTGGTTGGATTCCACCCGGACGGAACTCACACTGGAAGGCAGCGTGGTGCGCTACCGGCATGGTCTGGTGAACCAGACGACGAGGGCCCTGGATTTGCGGAAACTGCAGGACGTTCGCGTGGAACGTTCCTTCACCCAGCGGTTTTGGGGTGTTGGCACGCTGGTGCTGGAGACCGCCAACGAGTCGGGACGCATCGTCGTGAACGATATCGATGGTGCTCAGCGCGTGGCCGATCGAATCCTGACCGCATCTCGAACAGAAGGAAACTCGACCCAGAATGTCTGA
- the fabG gene encoding 3-oxoacyl-ACP reductase FabG produces the protein MSDSLKDKIALITGASRGLGRAMAVALAGAGARVALVGRDAAKLEETAAACGDAAMILPCDVTKEEEIAQLEQRVSESLGKVQILINNAGVNLRKPVTEFTLAEWHWVMDSNLTSAFLCARAFVPHMKGTGYGRILNMTSIMSHVSLPGRCAYSASKTGLLGLTRALAMELAGEGITVNGISPGPFATEMNAPLLNNPEANAQFLSKIPVGQWGDPADIGALALYLCLPESRFITGTDIVIDGGWLAQ, from the coding sequence ATGTCTGACAGTCTGAAAGATAAGATTGCACTGATCACCGGGGCCTCCCGCGGCCTGGGCCGCGCGATGGCGGTTGCATTGGCGGGCGCGGGCGCTCGCGTGGCGCTGGTGGGCCGCGACGCGGCCAAGTTGGAAGAAACCGCCGCTGCGTGTGGAGATGCGGCCATGATACTCCCTTGTGACGTCACCAAGGAGGAGGAGATCGCTCAGCTTGAGCAGCGTGTCTCGGAGTCCTTGGGCAAGGTTCAGATCCTCATCAACAATGCGGGAGTGAATCTTCGCAAGCCGGTGACTGAATTCACCCTGGCGGAATGGCATTGGGTGATGGACAGCAATCTCACCAGCGCTTTCCTCTGTGCGCGCGCCTTCGTCCCTCACATGAAGGGCACCGGCTATGGGCGCATCCTCAACATGACGTCCATCATGAGCCACGTGTCGCTACCCGGTCGGTGTGCCTATTCGGCGTCGAAGACGGGCTTGCTGGGCCTCACGCGCGCTCTTGCCATGGAGTTGGCGGGCGAGGGGATTACGGTCAACGGCATCAGCCCGGGGCCGTTCGCGACGGAGATGAACGCGCCGCTGCTGAACAATCCGGAGGCGAACGCGCAGTTCCTTTCGAAGATTCCGGTGGGCCAGTGGGGCGACCCCGCCGACATTGGCGCGCTCGCCCTGTATCTGTGTCTGCCCGAGTCCCGCTTCATCACCGGGACGGACATTGTCATTGACGGAGGATGGCTGGCCCAATGA
- a CDS encoding substrate-binding domain-containing protein: MRRRAFLAAGAAGVTAACRRSGKRRIAVIPKGTSHLFWVSVQVGALAAGKQLNVEILWNGPATETDFNRQIQIIDSMVAQRVDGIAVAVSERQALAGPIDRAVASGIPVTVFDSGVDTQSYMTYVGTDNVLAGRLAARTLAEILGGKGKVAVVLHMPGSLSTMDRESGFKDEVEKKFPGLKIVAEQFGMSDRAKSRAAAENILAAHPDLDAFFTSTEPSATGTVLALKSRGLERKVKLVTVDSSENLIDEMRSGVLSALVAQDPFGMAFQAVKSLVDKLDGKQPPKRIELEPRVITAPDLDKPEVQQLLKPDIRKYL, from the coding sequence ATGAGGCGCCGCGCATTCCTGGCGGCTGGCGCGGCCGGCGTCACCGCCGCCTGCAGGCGCAGCGGGAAGCGCAGAATCGCGGTGATCCCGAAAGGCACGTCGCACCTGTTCTGGGTGTCGGTGCAGGTGGGTGCGCTGGCCGCGGGGAAACAGCTCAATGTCGAGATCCTCTGGAATGGTCCGGCCACGGAGACGGATTTCAACCGGCAGATCCAGATCATCGACTCGATGGTCGCCCAGCGCGTGGACGGCATCGCGGTGGCCGTGAGTGAGCGGCAGGCGCTCGCGGGGCCTATTGACCGGGCCGTAGCTTCGGGCATACCGGTCACCGTGTTCGATTCCGGTGTGGACACGCAGAGCTACATGACCTATGTCGGCACTGACAATGTGCTTGCGGGGCGTTTGGCGGCCCGGACGTTGGCCGAGATCCTGGGCGGCAAGGGTAAGGTGGCCGTGGTTCTGCACATGCCGGGCAGCCTTTCGACCATGGACCGTGAGAGCGGCTTCAAGGATGAAGTGGAGAAGAAGTTCCCGGGACTCAAGATCGTCGCCGAGCAGTTCGGCATGTCGGACCGGGCCAAGTCCCGGGCGGCCGCGGAGAATATCCTGGCTGCTCATCCTGATCTCGACGCCTTCTTCACCTCCACCGAGCCCAGTGCCACCGGGACGGTACTGGCGCTGAAGAGCCGGGGGCTTGAGCGCAAGGTCAAACTCGTGACGGTGGACTCCAGCGAGAATCTCATTGATGAGATGCGCTCTGGAGTGCTGAGCGCACTGGTGGCGCAGGACCCCTTTGGGATGGCCTTTCAGGCGGTGAAGTCACTTGTGGACAAACTGGACGGGAAGCAACCACCCAAGAGGATCGAATTGGAGCCGCGAGTCATCACAGCGCCGGATCTGGACAAGCCGGAAGTGCAACAATTGCTGAAACCGGACATCCGGAAATATCTGTAG
- the xseB gene encoding exodeoxyribonuclease VII small subunit, producing the protein MADKKPKTPENPSSIGAQPFEQSISDLETVVRQLESAELPLEQALELFEKGMQLSDSCRKQLTAAETRVEILMKKGQEFEAEPFDPEEE; encoded by the coding sequence ATGGCCGACAAGAAGCCGAAGACGCCGGAGAACCCGTCGTCCATAGGCGCGCAACCGTTTGAACAGTCGATCAGCGACCTCGAAACGGTGGTGCGTCAACTGGAAAGCGCCGAACTGCCTCTGGAGCAGGCTCTGGAGCTGTTCGAGAAGGGGATGCAGCTCAGTGACTCGTGCCGCAAACAACTGACAGCGGCGGAAACTCGTGTGGAAATCCTCATGAAGAAAGGTCAGGAGTTTGAGGCCGAGCCTTTTGATCCGGAAGAAGAATGA
- the ispG gene encoding flavodoxin-dependent (E)-4-hydroxy-3-methylbut-2-enyl-diphosphate synthase, translating into MAIIARRKSVVVSIGGVKVGGTNPVVVQSMTNTDTADVTGTVNQVMALANAGSELVRVTVNTEEAAKAVPRIVDTLSMFGMKVPIIGDFHYNGHILLKKYPECAKALSKYRINPGNVNIGRKTDDNYRTMIECAVEYGKPVRIGVNWGSLDGALLTRMMDENANSSNPLTAADVTKRAIVVSAIESASAAESYGLSRDQIILSAKVSAVQDLIDVYRMLAAECDYPLHLGLTEAGMGAKGIVATTAALSVLLQEGIGDTIRASLTPLPNGDRTEEVLVSQQILQSLGIRSFTPQVTACPGCGRTTSTFFQELADQIQTYLREQMPLWKEKFQGVEEMKVAVMGCIVNGPGESKHANIGISLPGTAEDPKAPVYVDGKLVTTLKGEGIVDDFTGMVNQYVERTYGANQPTAVN; encoded by the coding sequence ATGGCTATCATCGCGCGGCGCAAATCGGTGGTCGTGAGCATTGGCGGTGTGAAGGTTGGCGGCACCAATCCGGTGGTTGTCCAATCGATGACGAACACGGACACGGCTGATGTGACCGGCACTGTCAACCAGGTGATGGCGCTGGCGAACGCCGGGTCTGAGCTTGTCCGTGTGACGGTGAATACGGAGGAGGCGGCTAAGGCCGTCCCTCGCATCGTCGACACGCTGTCGATGTTTGGCATGAAGGTCCCCATCATTGGAGACTTCCACTACAACGGCCACATACTTCTGAAGAAGTATCCGGAGTGTGCGAAAGCTCTCTCCAAATACAGGATTAACCCGGGCAACGTTAATATCGGCCGAAAGACCGATGACAATTACCGCACAATGATCGAATGTGCCGTGGAGTACGGCAAACCTGTCAGAATCGGCGTGAATTGGGGCTCTCTGGATGGCGCCCTGCTGACCCGGATGATGGACGAGAATGCGAACAGCTCCAATCCGCTGACGGCCGCCGATGTCACCAAGCGGGCGATTGTCGTGAGCGCGATCGAGTCGGCGTCCGCGGCGGAGTCCTACGGTCTGTCGCGCGACCAAATCATACTCAGTGCGAAGGTTTCCGCCGTTCAGGATCTGATCGACGTCTACCGCATGCTGGCCGCTGAGTGCGACTACCCGCTCCACCTGGGGTTGACGGAAGCAGGCATGGGGGCCAAGGGGATTGTGGCGACGACCGCGGCTCTCTCGGTGCTGCTGCAGGAGGGGATCGGAGACACGATCCGCGCCTCGCTGACGCCGCTGCCGAACGGCGACCGCACAGAGGAAGTCCTGGTTTCGCAGCAGATTCTGCAATCGCTGGGGATCCGTAGCTTTACTCCTCAGGTAACGGCGTGCCCCGGCTGCGGCCGGACCACCAGCACGTTCTTCCAGGAATTGGCCGATCAGATTCAAACGTATCTGCGGGAGCAGATGCCCCTCTGGAAGGAGAAGTTCCAGGGCGTGGAAGAGATGAAGGTCGCTGTAATGGGTTGCATCGTGAATGGCCCGGGCGAGTCGAAACACGCCAACATTGGCATCTCGCTGCCCGGCACGGCCGAGGATCCGAAAGCGCCAGTGTACGTCGATGGAAAGCTGGTCACCACCCTGAAAGGCGAGGGGATCGTCGATGATTTTACCGGCATGGTGAATCAGTACGTCGAGCGCACGTATGGCGCCAACCAGCCCACGGCGGTGAACTGA
- a CDS encoding farnesyl diphosphate synthase → MTLAELSLKEYLAEQTKLIDQELDRLVPAEDTPPAVIHKAMRYSLFAGGKRIRPILCLEAARSVAGRDIEGAVTVSCPLELIHTYSLIHDDLPALDNDDLRRGRPTSHKVFGEAMAILAGDSLLTFAFEVLGRAGNARLVTELAAASGTVRGMIAGQVHDIEGENQTPTAELLEQIHRAKTGALLRCSLRMGAIHAGATDSQLASMSAYGEHIGLAFQIIDDILDVTQTSEELGKTAGKDAEQHKITFPAVYGLEASQKMAEEQRALAHAALEPFGGHARRLHELADLVVDRRS, encoded by the coding sequence ATGACCCTTGCTGAATTGAGTCTGAAAGAATACCTGGCCGAGCAGACCAAGCTCATCGACCAGGAGTTGGACCGGCTAGTGCCGGCCGAAGATACGCCGCCGGCGGTGATCCACAAGGCGATGCGCTATTCGCTGTTTGCGGGCGGCAAACGCATCAGGCCCATTCTGTGCCTGGAAGCGGCGAGGAGTGTCGCCGGCCGCGACATCGAAGGCGCGGTAACCGTGTCCTGCCCGCTGGAGCTGATCCACACCTATTCGCTGATCCACGACGATCTTCCGGCCCTGGACAACGACGATCTGCGGCGCGGGCGGCCCACCTCGCATAAGGTGTTCGGCGAGGCGATGGCCATTCTGGCCGGTGATTCCCTGCTGACTTTCGCTTTCGAGGTGTTAGGCCGCGCAGGCAACGCCCGGCTGGTGACGGAACTGGCGGCGGCCTCCGGCACGGTGCGTGGCATGATCGCGGGCCAGGTGCACGACATTGAGGGTGAGAATCAGACGCCCACGGCGGAACTGCTGGAGCAGATCCACAGAGCGAAGACCGGCGCGCTGCTGCGCTGTTCCCTACGCATGGGGGCCATCCATGCCGGCGCCACGGATAGCCAACTGGCGTCCATGTCCGCCTATGGAGAACACATCGGACTCGCGTTCCAGATCATCGACGACATTCTGGACGTGACACAGACGAGCGAAGAACTGGGCAAGACGGCGGGCAAGGACGCGGAACAGCATAAGATCACCTTCCCGGCGGTTTACGGGCTTGAGGCTTCGCAGAAAATGGCCGAGGAACAACGGGCGCTGGCGCATGCGGCATTGGAACCGTTTGGCGGCCATGCCCGCCGCCTGCATGAACTGGCCGATCTGGTTGTAGACCGCCGCTCATGA
- a CDS encoding DUF1385 domain-containing protein — protein MNWKSYLRLAAHTQMLPILESGEETLVGGQAVMEGVMMRAPHSYCVAVRRPDGVIVTEEQPLPKVSEKYPIFKLPIFRGVGTLGQAMSLGVKALRFSADVAMQAEAEKEGKAAAPAGEKKPTEIPGWVMTLNLLFSFVFFIALYKFVPLLLTTELQKLYPQLGLGNRILFNLMDGVIRLVIFLGFLWIISRWKDIHRVFEYHGAEHRVVFNFESGKPVTVENAQRFVTFHPRCGTSFLLVVMMVSIAVYAVIPVDTFWAKMLVRVVALPLIAGLSYELIRFAAKHRSGLLALMTAPGLWLQRITTQPPADDQTAVAIRALDGAMEIEKQQGGELVIA, from the coding sequence TTGAACTGGAAGAGCTATCTTCGCCTGGCCGCACATACCCAGATGCTGCCGATTCTCGAGAGTGGCGAAGAGACCCTGGTGGGCGGCCAGGCTGTCATGGAGGGCGTCATGATGCGCGCTCCTCACAGCTATTGCGTCGCCGTGCGCCGGCCCGACGGCGTCATCGTCACCGAGGAGCAACCCCTTCCAAAGGTCTCGGAGAAATACCCGATCTTCAAGCTACCCATCTTCCGTGGGGTCGGCACGCTCGGGCAAGCCATGTCGCTGGGTGTGAAGGCCCTTCGATTTTCCGCGGATGTCGCCATGCAGGCGGAAGCAGAGAAGGAAGGCAAAGCCGCCGCGCCGGCCGGAGAGAAGAAACCTACGGAGATCCCCGGCTGGGTGATGACCCTGAATCTGCTGTTCTCTTTCGTTTTCTTCATCGCCCTCTACAAGTTCGTGCCGCTGCTGCTCACTACGGAGTTGCAAAAGCTCTACCCGCAACTCGGGCTCGGCAATCGGATCCTGTTCAATCTGATGGATGGCGTCATCCGCCTGGTCATCTTCCTCGGATTCCTCTGGATCATCTCGCGCTGGAAGGACATCCACCGTGTCTTCGAATACCACGGTGCCGAGCATCGCGTCGTCTTCAACTTTGAATCCGGAAAGCCGGTCACTGTGGAGAACGCCCAGCGCTTTGTCACATTTCATCCCCGCTGCGGAACAAGTTTCCTGCTGGTCGTCATGATGGTGTCCATCGCCGTCTACGCGGTGATCCCGGTCGACACGTTCTGGGCGAAGATGCTGGTCCGGGTGGTCGCGCTGCCGCTGATCGCCGGCCTCAGCTACGAGCTCATCCGCTTCGCCGCCAAGCACCGCAGCGGATTGCTGGCACTTATGACCGCACCCGGCCTCTGGTTGCAGCGCATCACCACGCAGCCTCCGGCCGATGACCAGACCGCTGTTGCCATTCGAGCCCTTGATGGTGCAATGGAGATTGAGAAGCAGCAGGGCGGCGAGTTGGTAATAGCCTAA